A genomic stretch from Candidatus Hydrogenisulfobacillus filiaventi includes:
- a CDS encoding MurNAc-LAA domain-containing protein, whose product MGQRDRGRTPRTLVWGAAVLLSGALVLAAGKPGRRVDSLALAAPTPLPGDLLAGKRFVIDPGHGGFDPGALGRVSREDTINLAMAHALGRWLTAAGAEVVYTWSQPGDIPSRKKFRVQDRVQFINRTGAVALIDIHCNSSGAAWRGPQTFYWDRRSSALLAEDVQSELQHLTGTRREVSRIDQYVLRHARMPAINVEVGFITNPAEERQLLDPAYQRRLTWAILVGIERWALRGRWPESLLQQPPPRDLLRR is encoded by the coding sequence ATGGGGCAGAGGGATCGCGGGCGGACGCCGCGCACGCTGGTGTGGGGGGCGGCGGTCCTCCTGAGCGGTGCCCTGGTGCTGGCCGCCGGCAAGCCCGGCCGGCGGGTGGACAGCCTGGCTCTGGCAGCGCCCACCCCGCTCCCCGGGGACCTGTTGGCCGGCAAACGGTTTGTCATTGATCCCGGCCACGGCGGCTTCGATCCCGGCGCCCTGGGGCGGGTGAGCCGGGAGGACACCATCAATCTGGCTATGGCTCACGCCCTGGGCCGCTGGCTGACGGCGGCGGGGGCGGAGGTGGTCTACACCTGGTCCCAGCCGGGGGACATCCCGTCCCGCAAGAAGTTCCGCGTCCAGGACCGGGTGCAGTTCATCAACCGCACCGGGGCCGTGGCCCTCATCGACATCCACTGTAATTCCTCGGGTGCTGCCTGGCGCGGGCCCCAGACGTTCTACTGGGACCGGCGGTCGAGCGCGCTCTTGGCGGAGGATGTGCAAAGCGAGCTGCAGCACCTGACCGGCACCCGCCGGGAGGTCAGCCGCATCGACCAGTACGTGCTGCGCCATGCCCGCATGCCCGCCATTAACGTCGAGGTGGGCTTCATTACCAACCCCGCCGAGGAGCGCCAGCTCCTCGACCCCGCCTACCAGCGCCGCCTGACCTGGGCCATCCTGGTGGGGATCGAACGGTGGGCCCTGCGGGG
- a CDS encoding putative PolyA_pol domain-containing protein (Evidence 3 : Putative function from multiple computational evidences), whose product MGMGESRDLVQWQAADTAAWRLPPVVAAALQRLRQAGEMAYVVGGAVRDLYWGRTPEDWDLVTSAPPDRVLALFPGAVAPGLRFGTVRIPGGVEVTTMREEGDYADRRRPGRVRFTRVLGRDLARRDFTLNAVVWDGASRLGGPPGALEDLAARRLRAVGDPRRRFREDALRVLRLARLAGVYNLTIDAATFEAAWAERTGLLAVSRERRLAEAGRLAQGPARGWRLLGALGLAFALEWPGRWPRALAPDGAGPGLALFLLARAYGLEGGAGAAWVARWPLPRTWRRAWVAAFSGPDPWQTDAGTLACRCRAGGPDAGLWREWAVLQGWARAGDPAWEPVTPALDGRTVATLTGLEGPELGRVLAAMRRWVVCHPADNRPEVLAAGLRPGCGWCPPERE is encoded by the coding sequence ATGGGCATGGGGGAGTCAAGGGACCTGGTGCAATGGCAAGCGGCCGATACCGCCGCCTGGCGGTTGCCGCCGGTGGTGGCTGCTGCCCTGCAGCGCCTGCGGCAGGCCGGGGAGATGGCATATGTGGTGGGAGGCGCGGTGCGGGATTTGTATTGGGGGCGGACCCCGGAGGACTGGGACCTGGTCACCAGCGCGCCGCCGGACCGGGTCCTGGCCCTGTTTCCGGGGGCCGTGGCCCCGGGATTGCGGTTCGGGACGGTGCGGATCCCCGGCGGGGTGGAGGTCACCACCATGCGGGAGGAAGGGGACTATGCCGACCGGCGGCGGCCGGGGCGGGTGCGGTTTACCCGGGTCCTGGGCCGGGATCTGGCCCGCCGGGACTTCACCCTCAATGCCGTGGTCTGGGACGGGGCCTCCCGGCTGGGTGGCCCGCCCGGGGCGCTGGAGGACCTGGCCGCCCGCCGTTTGCGGGCGGTGGGGGACCCGCGCCGCCGCTTCCGGGAGGACGCGCTGCGCGTGTTGCGTCTGGCCCGTCTGGCGGGCGTCTACAACCTGACCATCGATGCCGCCACCTTTGAGGCGGCGTGGGCCGAGCGGACGGGATTACTGGCCGTTTCCCGGGAGCGGCGGTTGGCGGAGGCCGGGCGCCTGGCGCAGGGGCCGGCCCGGGGATGGCGCCTGTTGGGGGCTTTAGGATTGGCCTTTGCCCTGGAGTGGCCGGGCCGTTGGCCCCGGGCCCTGGCCCCTGACGGGGCCGGGCCCGGGCTCGCCCTTTTCCTGCTGGCGCGCGCCTACGGGCTCGAGGGCGGGGCGGGGGCGGCCTGGGTCGCCCGCTGGCCGCTGCCACGGACCTGGCGGCGTGCCTGGGTGGCCGCTTTTAGCGGCCCCGATCCCTGGCAGACCGATGCCGGGACCCTGGCCTGCCGGTGCCGGGCCGGGGGGCCTGACGCCGGTCTCTGGCGGGAATGGGCGGTGCTCCAGGGCTGGGCCCGGGCGGGGGACCCTGCATGGGAACCGGTGACGCCGGCGCTGGACGGGCGGACGGTGGCGACCCTGACCGGCCTGGAAGGTCCGGAGCTGGGCCGGGTGCTGGCGGCCATGCGGCGCTGGGTGGTATGTCACCCCGCCGACAACCGGCCCGAGGTCCTGGCGGCCGGGCTGCGTCCCGGGTGCGGGTGGTGCCCGCCGGAGCGGGAATAG
- a CDS encoding Transcriptional regulator, with the protein MVGAKIRDLRKKLGLTQEQLAGTQLTKSYVSQVELGRINPSPKALEIIAKRLGKPVGYFVENGDDLRTIDILLKAAQALWTSGRLDEGMLGLKEAMTLAERTGREDILARIKFAMGRIEMAQGHRKEAMALLEESLRLVDVTENPQDAVEIANTLGMVAARNSQFHRAMDAFRQALEFAGHLDDEHIDLRVDAAQHYGDFCFEHQQWLSAQELYEQALAETGPRLSNAKRAYLLARIANTQWASGHQTEALQLVDQVMSLAEQISQEDRAIVHADVARVFISARRYNEAHDLLASSLEVLEEHAYLDGAATVLDQLLLLAGEAKNDAWLTRWANRALTDAGDTPRWRAVKVRAYRLLARRAREAGNLEEADAHMRHALALASDETRQAVMLEALLIRLEKGDETALGGIWDYVVTPELLTLPRPEFTPHGAPLAGATRPLAPAR; encoded by the coding sequence GTGGTTGGAGCGAAGATTCGTGACCTTAGAAAAAAGCTGGGATTAACCCAGGAACAGCTCGCGGGCACCCAGCTGACCAAGAGCTACGTCAGCCAGGTCGAGCTGGGGCGTATCAACCCCTCACCCAAGGCCCTGGAGATTATCGCTAAACGGCTGGGTAAGCCGGTGGGCTATTTTGTCGAGAACGGGGACGACCTCCGGACCATCGACATCCTGCTCAAGGCGGCCCAGGCTTTGTGGACGTCCGGACGCCTGGATGAGGGCATGCTGGGCCTGAAGGAGGCCATGACCCTGGCCGAGCGGACCGGCCGGGAGGACATCCTGGCCCGCATCAAGTTTGCCATGGGCCGGATCGAGATGGCCCAGGGACATCGCAAGGAGGCGATGGCCCTCCTGGAGGAAAGCCTGCGCCTGGTCGACGTCACCGAGAATCCCCAGGATGCGGTGGAAATCGCCAACACCCTAGGTATGGTCGCAGCCCGCAACAGCCAGTTCCATCGGGCGATGGATGCCTTCCGCCAGGCGCTGGAATTTGCCGGTCATCTGGACGACGAGCACATCGACCTGCGGGTGGACGCTGCCCAGCATTACGGTGATTTCTGCTTCGAGCACCAGCAGTGGCTGTCGGCCCAGGAACTGTACGAGCAGGCCCTGGCGGAAACCGGCCCCCGGCTGTCCAATGCCAAACGCGCCTACCTCCTGGCCCGCATCGCCAACACCCAGTGGGCCTCCGGCCATCAGACCGAGGCGTTGCAGCTGGTGGACCAGGTGATGAGCCTGGCGGAGCAGATCAGCCAGGAGGACCGGGCCATCGTGCACGCCGACGTGGCGCGGGTGTTCATCTCCGCCCGGCGTTACAACGAGGCTCACGACCTGCTGGCCTCCAGCCTGGAGGTCCTGGAGGAGCACGCCTACCTCGACGGCGCGGCCACCGTCCTCGACCAGCTGCTGCTGCTGGCGGGCGAAGCCAAGAACGACGCCTGGCTCACCCGCTGGGCCAATCGCGCCCTCACCGACGCCGGGGACACCCCGCGGTGGCGGGCGGTCAAGGTCCGCGCCTACCGGCTGCTGGCCCGGCGCGCCCGGGAGGCAGGCAACCTGGAGGAGGCCGACGCTCATATGCGGCATGCCCTGGCCCTGGCCAGTGACGAAACCCGCCAGGCGGTCATGCTGGAGGCCTTGCTGATCCGGTTGGAAAAGGGCGACGAAACCGCCCTGGGCGGCATCTGGGACTACGTGGTAACCCCGGAGCTGCTCACCCTGCCGCGGCCGGAATTCACCCCCCACGGCGCCCCCC